The Exiguobacterium mexicanum genome includes a window with the following:
- a CDS encoding ABC transporter permease — protein MKLWTFIKYDVKQQLRDRSTIFWMLIFPIILIFGLGTMLSAIFNSNFSLPVTDVAYVEQSTDDYRVPLESFLADDDIKAFINLVPYDSIAAAETGVNDGDADVILHLDGPDVRLLYEEPSTIEFDVIEAILWQYTDVANQQITLAETGVSAPFTPESFIDSESVDLSGRTPTSLEYFTVTISIMTALFGAFYITGMLSEEQPMTGSYLRIQVAPVKRIEYRLARSLSRYTLCVMQNRSAEVCNGNVHNSALLF, from the coding sequence ATGAAACTATGGACGTTCATCAAATACGATGTCAAACAGCAACTGCGTGATCGCTCGACCATCTTTTGGATGCTCATCTTCCCAATTATCCTTATCTTCGGGCTCGGGACGATGCTATCGGCCATCTTCAATAGCAATTTTTCGCTTCCGGTCACGGATGTCGCCTACGTCGAACAGTCGACGGATGATTATCGGGTGCCGCTCGAGTCTTTCCTCGCCGACGATGATATCAAAGCATTCATCAATCTCGTCCCGTACGATAGTATCGCCGCTGCTGAAACCGGCGTGAACGATGGCGACGCCGATGTCATCCTTCATTTGGACGGTCCCGATGTCCGTCTGCTATACGAGGAACCGTCGACGATCGAGTTCGACGTCATCGAGGCCATCCTCTGGCAATATACGGACGTCGCCAATCAGCAAATCACACTCGCTGAGACGGGTGTCTCCGCCCCGTTTACGCCTGAGTCGTTCATCGACAGTGAGAGCGTCGACTTGTCGGGTCGGACCCCGACGTCACTCGAATATTTCACCGTCACGATTTCCATCATGACAGCGCTGTTCGGTGCGTTCTACATCACGGGCATGCTCAGTGAGGAGCAACCGATGACCGGAAGCTACCTTCGGATCCAAGTCGCTCCCGTCAAACGAATCGAATATCGCCTGGCCCGCAGCCTGAGCCGATACACCCTTTGTGTAATGCAAAATAGGAGTGCAGAAGTGTGCAACGGAAACGTACACAACTCTGCACTCCTATTTTAG
- a CDS encoding ABC transporter permease, producing MVLFRHVAKRMLRKKGLWVFTFVSVFGFALILSFLSSTSALNASIGILDRDGGTLAGRVIEEAGRFGAVTPLETDETDEALLQGQDIVLVIPDGFSEALLDGETPRLSFSATEGSDAALIEQALNSHLSRERQLLIASEFDEERFTELAERETENGYTLSSEPFQQSVATTARTQAFLGLLSFVMMSAFLQFIPLFVADDRDEKIYSRLFAAPVTPRRYIGSLFVSFCAVGLLYVLMLLAFSAVLYRQDILAYLPVLTLLFIVYLFVCLAIGSLIAILATNREKANIWQTSVTMAAAITGGAFISLTWLPDTLQVVGRFLPTYWFNYGVAQMYEDHFPLQSVFIMLGMALAVFLLSAWALKKRPLT from the coding sequence GTGGTGCTATTTAGACATGTCGCCAAACGTATGCTCCGGAAAAAAGGGCTATGGGTGTTCACGTTCGTCTCCGTGTTCGGGTTCGCCCTCATCCTGTCGTTCCTCAGTTCGACGTCCGCCTTGAACGCCTCGATTGGTATTCTCGACCGCGACGGCGGAACACTCGCCGGTCGCGTGATTGAAGAGGCGGGACGGTTCGGAGCGGTGACACCGCTTGAGACGGATGAGACCGACGAGGCGTTGCTACAAGGACAAGACATCGTCTTAGTGATTCCGGACGGATTCAGCGAGGCGCTCTTGGATGGCGAGACGCCGCGATTGTCGTTCAGTGCGACCGAAGGGAGTGACGCCGCATTGATCGAACAAGCGCTCAATTCACACTTGTCCCGTGAGCGACAACTATTGATTGCAAGTGAGTTTGACGAGGAACGGTTCACCGAGCTCGCCGAACGTGAGACGGAAAACGGCTATACCCTTTCGAGTGAGCCGTTCCAACAGAGCGTGGCTACGACGGCGCGGACGCAGGCGTTCCTCGGCCTCTTGTCGTTCGTCATGATGTCGGCGTTCCTTCAGTTCATCCCGTTGTTCGTCGCCGACGACCGGGACGAGAAGATTTATTCGCGCCTATTTGCGGCCCCGGTCACGCCCCGGCGTTACATCGGTTCGCTGTTCGTGTCGTTTTGCGCGGTCGGGCTGCTTTACGTGCTCATGTTGCTCGCCTTCAGCGCTGTCCTCTATCGACAGGACATACTCGCGTACCTACCTGTCCTCACGCTGTTGTTTATCGTCTATTTATTCGTCTGTCTCGCCATCGGGTCGCTCATCGCCATCCTGGCGACGAACCGGGAGAAAGCGAACATTTGGCAGACGTCCGTCACGATGGCCGCTGCCATCACCGGCGGCGCCTTCATCAGTCTGACGTGGCTGCCTGATACGCTCCAGGTCGTCGGACGCTTCTTGCCGACGTACTGGTTCAATTACGGGGTCGCCCAAATGTACGAGGACCATTTCCCACTCCAATCTGTCTTCATCATGCTCGGGATGGCGCTCGCTGTCTTTCTCCTCAGCGCCTGGGCGTTGAAGAAACGGCCGCTCACATAA
- a CDS encoding CAP domain-containing protein: MKKIASALVTSALAVTLTFTPPTLLTLEPTTVEAAYYETSVNTKGSVTGISQINVRKTPSSSASSVGKIVRDGTMMVRTSFTTNGTRWYKIQWGTGYGYVPAAYVKLSTAEVAFTKTTYVAPSSVYLKSRPLTTSSNVVFLRQGMKLETISYRYTGTTRWYKVNIGTKTGYILAKHITFRAPTSGVLAETNEERQTARLSQLAASSEANRVAQVRADEMARTGQFSHQLRENGSPGDTLDAYNVSYRGWGENIYMGSSDPAQAVNAWMNSSGHRANILNGNFTHLGVGAAKNAQGSTIHVQVFLTK; this comes from the coding sequence TTGAAAAAAATCGCCTCAGCCCTCGTGACGTCCGCGCTTGCGGTCACACTCACGTTCACTCCGCCGACCCTGCTCACGCTCGAACCGACAACGGTGGAGGCCGCCTATTACGAGACGTCCGTCAACACGAAAGGTTCCGTTACGGGCATCAGTCAAATCAACGTCCGCAAAACACCGTCAAGCTCAGCGTCAAGTGTAGGTAAAATTGTTCGGGACGGCACGATGATGGTCCGGACGTCATTCACGACGAATGGCACCCGCTGGTACAAAATCCAATGGGGCACGGGCTATGGCTATGTCCCGGCTGCCTATGTCAAGCTGTCGACAGCCGAAGTCGCGTTCACGAAGACGACGTATGTCGCCCCGTCAAGCGTCTACTTGAAGTCACGTCCGCTCACGACCTCGTCGAATGTCGTCTTCTTGCGCCAAGGGATGAAGCTCGAGACGATCTCGTATCGATACACGGGCACGACGCGTTGGTATAAAGTGAACATCGGTACGAAGACCGGGTATATTTTGGCCAAACACATCACGTTCAGAGCACCGACGAGCGGTGTCTTGGCCGAGACGAACGAAGAGCGTCAGACGGCTCGCTTATCGCAACTCGCAGCATCGAGCGAGGCGAACCGCGTCGCCCAGGTCCGGGCCGACGAGATGGCACGGACGGGACAGTTCTCACATCAGCTCCGTGAGAACGGGAGCCCGGGAGACACGCTCGATGCCTACAATGTCAGCTATCGCGGTTGGGGCGAGAACATCTATATGGGGTCGAGTGATCCGGCTCAAGCCGTGAACGCCTGGATGAACTCGAGCGGTCACCGCGCCAACATCTTGAACGGAAACTTCACGCATCTCGGTGTCGGCGCCGCCAAGAACGCGCAAGGGTCGACGATTCACGTCCAAGTCTTTTTGACGAAATGA
- a CDS encoding ABC transporter ATP-binding protein, whose translation MSIIALDHVTKRFGETIALNDFSLHVEAGELFGLLGPNGAGKTTAISVMLNLYPADSGTIRIFDQSMPKDELTIKRRVGIVPQHVSVYDQLTVFENIQFFAELYGFKPSEAKQKTEVALDFVELTAHQKKRPPELSGGLLRRLNIACGIVHEPELIFMDEPTVAIDPQSRNTILENIRELNRRGATIIYTSHYMEEVEMLCDRVAIVDEGRIIAEGTQDELKDQVMTLETARIKVDALTPGLLERLESLERVKKVDYEEPFLEVSLEKDTPLAPLLDVLHDERVRFTSITVDRPSLNTVFLALTGKTLRE comes from the coding sequence GTGTCCATCATCGCCCTCGATCACGTCACAAAACGGTTCGGTGAGACGATTGCCTTGAACGACTTTTCACTTCACGTCGAGGCCGGCGAGCTGTTCGGCTTACTCGGTCCGAACGGGGCCGGGAAGACGACCGCCATCTCCGTTATGCTGAACTTATATCCCGCCGACAGCGGCACCATTCGAATTTTTGATCAATCGATGCCTAAAGACGAACTGACGATCAAACGGCGCGTCGGCATCGTGCCGCAGCACGTCTCCGTGTACGATCAGCTGACCGTCTTTGAAAACATCCAATTTTTCGCTGAGCTATATGGCTTCAAGCCGTCTGAAGCGAAACAAAAGACCGAGGTTGCCCTCGACTTCGTCGAACTCACCGCACACCAAAAGAAACGTCCGCCGGAACTGTCCGGGGGGCTCCTTCGTCGTCTCAACATCGCCTGCGGCATCGTGCACGAGCCCGAACTCATCTTCATGGATGAACCGACCGTCGCCATCGATCCACAGTCGCGCAACACCATCCTCGAGAACATCCGCGAGTTGAATCGACGCGGGGCGACGATCATCTATACGTCCCACTATATGGAAGAAGTCGAGATGCTCTGCGACCGCGTCGCCATCGTCGATGAAGGGCGGATTATCGCCGAAGGGACGCAAGACGAACTGAAAGACCAAGTCATGACGCTCGAGACGGCCCGCATCAAAGTCGACGCTCTCACCCCAGGCCTCCTCGAACGTCTCGAATCGCTCGAGCGAGTGAAGAAAGTCGATTACGAGGAACCGTTCCTCGAAGTGTCACTCGAGAAAGACACCCCGCTCGCCCCGCTCCTTGACGTGCTCCATGACGAACGGGTCCGTTTCACCTCGATCACCGTCGACCGTCCGTCCTTGAATACCGTCTTTCTGGCCCTGACCGGCAAGACACTTAGGGAGTGA
- a CDS encoding exo-beta-N-acetylmuramidase NamZ family protein codes for MKKWIGGLAALTLVTSSVMLLDADAKSVPKKPKVEFGVDRLMDNPEILAGKRVGLITNPTGVDANMTSIVDLFHNSDDFELTALYGPEHGVRGDAQAGSTISSYIDEVTGLPVYSLYGATKKPTAEMLKDVDVLVFDIQDVGTRFYTYIYTMAYAMEAAAENDIPFVVLDRPNPQGGLRVEGPVLDPAYSSFIGLYPIPLKHGMTVGELARLFNTEYQIQADLEVVKMKGWKRSMLYEDTGLPFVMPSPNMPTTDTVNVYPATGLFEGTNLSEGRGTTKPFQLLGAPYVKAHDYAKTLNALELPGVTFRAASFTPTFSKNAGKLSHGVEVYVTEPTKFEAVKTGIAMVKTAHDLYPDEFEFLSNDFITKLTGNAYVKDMILAGESLEAIMTKVDAERDAFLPIRKEYLLYK; via the coding sequence ATGAAGAAATGGATTGGCGGTCTCGCCGCCCTCACACTCGTCACGTCATCAGTCATGTTGCTCGATGCCGATGCCAAGTCCGTCCCGAAAAAGCCGAAAGTCGAGTTCGGGGTCGACCGGTTGATGGACAATCCTGAAATCTTGGCGGGTAAACGAGTCGGACTGATCACGAATCCGACCGGGGTCGATGCCAACATGACGAGCATCGTCGACTTGTTCCACAACTCCGATGATTTCGAACTGACGGCACTGTACGGACCGGAGCACGGCGTCCGCGGTGATGCACAAGCCGGATCGACGATCAGCTCATACATCGATGAAGTGACGGGACTTCCGGTGTATAGCTTGTACGGCGCGACGAAGAAACCGACGGCCGAGATGCTCAAAGACGTCGATGTGCTCGTCTTTGACATTCAAGACGTCGGCACCCGCTTCTATACGTACATCTATACGATGGCGTATGCGATGGAAGCCGCGGCTGAAAACGATATCCCGTTCGTCGTCCTCGATCGACCGAACCCGCAAGGCGGCCTCCGCGTCGAAGGTCCCGTGCTCGACCCGGCCTATTCGAGCTTCATCGGCCTCTATCCGATCCCGCTCAAGCATGGCATGACCGTCGGTGAGCTCGCCCGCTTGTTCAACACGGAATACCAGATTCAAGCCGATCTCGAAGTCGTCAAGATGAAGGGCTGGAAGCGCTCGATGCTGTACGAGGATACGGGACTCCCGTTCGTCATGCCGTCCCCGAATATGCCGACGACGGACACTGTCAACGTCTATCCGGCGACCGGTCTGTTCGAAGGGACGAATCTGTCGGAAGGACGCGGCACGACGAAACCGTTCCAATTGCTTGGCGCCCCTTACGTGAAGGCGCATGACTACGCCAAGACGTTGAACGCGCTCGAGCTTCCGGGTGTCACGTTCCGCGCCGCCTCGTTCACGCCGACGTTCTCGAAGAACGCGGGCAAACTGTCGCACGGCGTCGAAGTATACGTCACGGAGCCGACGAAGTTCGAAGCAGTCAAGACCGGCATCGCCATGGTGAAGACGGCGCACGACCTGTATCCGGACGAGTTCGAGTTCCTCTCAAACGACTTCATCACGAAGCTGACTGGGAACGCCTACGTGAAAGATATGATTCTCGCCGGTGAGTCGCTTGAGGCGATTATGACGAAAGTCGATGCCGAGCGCGATGCGTTCTTGCCGATTCGGAAAGAGTACTTACTGTATAAATAA
- a CDS encoding CsbD family protein: MKDGLNKKVDGLIDKAAGKAKEAVGKASDNQSLKREGQKDQVKGTAKEKTGQAQQNLESLKDERR; this comes from the coding sequence ATGAAAGACGGACTTAACAAAAAAGTTGATGGCTTAATCGATAAGGCGGCAGGCAAAGCGAAAGAAGCGGTCGGCAAAGCGTCGGACAATCAATCGCTCAAACGTGAAGGACAAAAAGACCAAGTGAAAGGGACGGCCAAGGAGAAGACGGGCCAGGCCCAACAAAACCTTGAAAGCCTGAAAGACGAACGCCGCTAA
- the istB gene encoding IS21-like element helper ATPase IstB — MSLKEMCKSLRLAYVAEIYESIPTESPEKFLTELFSMEMRLREEAKAQRLIKKAKFINNKSLDDYHWGNHIYFPKHLDKDELTSLNFVEHSQNVVLTGSPGTGKTHLAIGLGREACHKGYEVRFFRVSELVEQLNKAWRDGKLGNFHSRLESADMIILDEMGYLPLTKESAELLFHLITDWYERKSLIITSNLEFSQWNRIFGDARLTAALVDRVIHHAHILNFTGDSYRVTHALSKH, encoded by the coding sequence ATGAGCCTAAAAGAAATGTGCAAATCGCTCCGCCTTGCCTATGTCGCTGAAATCTATGAATCGATTCCAACGGAATCCCCTGAAAAGTTTCTCACGGAGCTTTTCTCGATGGAAATGCGCCTCCGCGAGGAAGCGAAAGCGCAACGGTTAATCAAAAAGGCAAAATTCATCAACAATAAGTCACTAGACGACTATCATTGGGGCAATCACATCTACTTCCCAAAGCATTTAGATAAGGACGAACTGACCTCACTGAATTTCGTCGAGCACTCACAGAACGTCGTTCTGACAGGGTCCCCGGGTACAGGAAAGACCCATTTGGCCATCGGGCTCGGGAGAGAAGCTTGTCACAAAGGTTATGAGGTGAGGTTCTTCCGGGTCTCTGAACTCGTCGAGCAACTTAACAAGGCCTGGCGGGATGGAAAACTAGGCAACTTCCATTCTCGTCTCGAGTCGGCAGATATGATTATTTTAGATGAGATGGGATATCTCCCTCTCACAAAAGAATCTGCGGAACTTCTGTTTCATCTCATCACCGACTGGTACGAGCGAAAGAGCCTGATCATCACATCCAACCTTGAGTTCAGCCAATGGAATCGCATCTTTGGCGACGCGCGCTTGACTGCGGCACTCGTCGATCGCGTCATCCATCACGCTCACATACTAAACTTTACAGGTGACAGTTATCGTGTCACGCATGCGTTGTCGAAACACTAA
- the istA gene encoding IS21 family transposase, producing the protein MLAMSDINCIKYLRNHKSHSINRIAKNLDLNWRTVKKYADSAQLPSETIRPKRGMMYGTKWGEMVEDWLTEDQMLQKKLRRTNKKLYETLVANGFEGSYRTVCNFIKSWHMTSEEENDTRQERLQHPPGEAQVDFGTMEVVKDSHAVDVKCLVMSLPFSNRTAAVALPAENQECFLTGLKMLFEEIGGVPQQLRIDNLPAAVIQPRTTKEEAIYTDAFLQFMAHYGFQVQSCNPYRGNEKGSVENKVGYVRYNFLVPAPVMHDYDSTNRQLAASLRDDMERVHYEKHVLIRELFEEEQRHLLRLPQEDFPVFKEELFKVNKYGEITIDKTKVLIPSGARHGQVRAILRWDSMKILSLHGEILYEEKRPYMMTKRALPWENIISTWHKKPRSFGHSRYSEYLPGRIKEYLGVPNLLVRQERLAWIRAKLALYPILEINERLYELLSEDDDPAVVEDHPYDVDWSKYDSLNRPWGEGGAV; encoded by the coding sequence ATGCTAGCAATGTCCGATATCAATTGTATCAAATATCTGAGAAACCACAAATCACATTCGATCAATCGAATCGCTAAAAATCTAGACCTCAACTGGAGGACGGTAAAAAAATACGCGGATTCAGCTCAACTGCCGAGTGAAACCATTCGCCCCAAGAGAGGCATGATGTACGGAACGAAATGGGGCGAGATGGTCGAGGATTGGTTGACCGAGGATCAAATGCTTCAGAAAAAGTTAAGACGAACGAATAAAAAGCTTTATGAAACGCTGGTGGCGAACGGATTCGAGGGTTCTTACCGGACGGTCTGCAATTTCATCAAGAGCTGGCATATGACGAGCGAGGAGGAAAACGACACAAGGCAAGAACGATTGCAACACCCTCCGGGTGAGGCACAGGTAGATTTCGGGACGATGGAAGTCGTCAAAGATAGTCATGCGGTCGATGTAAAATGCCTCGTCATGAGCCTGCCCTTCAGTAACCGCACAGCAGCTGTCGCCCTGCCCGCAGAAAACCAAGAGTGCTTTTTGACGGGACTCAAAATGCTTTTTGAAGAAATCGGTGGTGTACCGCAACAGCTCAGAATCGATAATCTCCCCGCCGCAGTCATCCAACCACGAACGACAAAAGAAGAGGCGATCTATACAGATGCTTTCCTGCAGTTCATGGCACATTACGGCTTCCAAGTTCAAAGCTGTAATCCTTACAGAGGTAACGAGAAAGGAAGTGTCGAGAACAAGGTAGGATACGTTCGGTACAATTTTCTTGTCCCAGCCCCTGTCATGCATGATTACGATTCGACGAACCGGCAACTCGCAGCTTCCCTACGGGATGACATGGAGAGAGTGCATTACGAAAAGCATGTGCTGATCCGTGAGTTGTTCGAAGAAGAGCAGAGACATCTATTGCGATTGCCGCAAGAAGACTTCCCCGTCTTCAAAGAAGAACTGTTCAAGGTGAACAAGTACGGCGAAATAACGATCGATAAGACGAAAGTCTTGATCCCTTCAGGGGCTCGTCATGGGCAAGTACGCGCCATCTTAAGGTGGGATTCGATGAAGATTCTCTCACTTCACGGAGAAATCCTCTACGAAGAAAAACGTCCCTACATGATGACAAAGCGTGCGCTCCCATGGGAAAACATCATCAGCACTTGGCACAAGAAGCCGAGAAGCTTCGGGCACTCCCGTTATTCCGAATATCTGCCGGGTAGAATCAAAGAGTACCTGGGCGTACCCAACTTACTCGTTCGGCAGGAAAGACTGGCCTGGATCCGAGCCAAGCTCGCACTCTATCCAATCCTCGAGATCAATGAACGCCTATACGAGCTACTGAGCGAGGACGACGATCCAGCCGTGGTTGAGGACCATCCTTATGATGTGGATTGGAGCAAGTACGATAGCCTGAATCGGCCTTGGGGAGAAGGTGGTGCAGTATGA
- a CDS encoding ABC transporter permease yields MQNTTLIFLQLVLVFWFSHFVYRSFSLDYVHFSLLFVSWLALALYGTAFGFFISSLPRISRATKDAIVNGFVAIIMILSGGYVPGFDQVTLSVVPWAKYVFMPIFMREGMLQVLLRGGDTSVFWQSLGWLAIHLFVFAGISLLLWKGVNRRGAI; encoded by the coding sequence TTGCAAAATACAACCCTTATCTTCCTGCAACTTGTGCTCGTGTTTTGGTTCAGTCACTTCGTCTATCGCAGCTTCTCGCTCGATTATGTCCACTTCAGTCTATTGTTCGTCTCTTGGCTCGCCCTCGCTTTATACGGTACGGCGTTCGGTTTCTTCATCTCGAGCTTACCCCGTATCTCGCGCGCGACGAAAGACGCGATCGTCAACGGGTTCGTGGCCATCATCATGATTCTCTCTGGCGGCTATGTCCCTGGTTTCGACCAAGTGACGCTGAGCGTCGTGCCGTGGGCTAAGTACGTCTTCATGCCGATTTTCATGCGGGAAGGGATGCTTCAGGTGCTCTTGCGCGGTGGAGACACGTCCGTGTTTTGGCAAAGTCTCGGTTGGCTCGCCATCCATCTGTTCGTCTTTGCCGGGATCAGCCTGTTGTTATGGAAAGGGGTGAACCGCCGTGGTGCTATTTAG
- a CDS encoding HD domain-containing phosphohydrolase: protein MADLDQTKFQSLLRHMPQGYVEFKVLYDEAGEPVDYEFHEVNEAFERIMKAKREQFLGGRITDKLKDFEYSEREWIVQVARAVSSGEAIKFEHFSRRNKAWYELSVFSERPGHVSTLFHDITPHVQENNALKQLVNVSHRFVTTGRELLMNQHFLDQIRGFTGAKAVTLNLVDDDGQTYSTVALSGIDELLERSLDVLGFHPVGRKWPMSPKRSKLLEAPSPIVFDDILPLVDGVLPKRLIKNILRIFDLGQVVLFKIEKDGVFYGDLTIVMQGNKEASRLGLVELYIVHILEQMTKADRQIGDAKESMFEGFATVDLECIMSLTNHEIFHLNVAWERVLGFPLEELENMDFTSLIHPDDVGKTNEAFALLEEGKDIFRFVNRYRTIDGDYRSIEWHSKVHGNYIYAVAKDVTERVQLEEELAERDRLLTKLSDQVPGAIYQFERRPDGSFHFPFFSRGFEVLTGITFEEMKQNPGLVFSKIHPEDYPNVMASIETSYENLTIWDAEFRVLTPEGRTTWILGSSRPEKLDEGHVLWHGYIGDVTEKKKYEMEIEYLSYHDQLTGVKNRRYFDEALITYDEPDYYPLALIVVDVNGLKLTNDAFGHLVGDRLLIEATLTLKREIRGKDTVARIGGDEFVIIMPNTSLEEANRLSDRLSQLFLAKSIEGLPISASFGEAVKEDDALSIAEVFNLAEDRMYHHKVSEKQSRRHYSIQLIMRTLYEKIPREEAHSQRVAELSRQLGQAMGFTSADVNELVTAATLHDIGKVAISNEILDKPGTLTESEWREIKRHPEVSYNILSTVPEYGPLSEIVLAHHERWDGNGYPKGISGEQIPLASRIISIADTFDVMMTGRPYRKAKTLDEALAVIAEEAGRQFDPELVEVFFKKVVPTLQR from the coding sequence GTGGCAGACTTAGACCAGACCAAATTTCAATCCTTGTTGCGCCATATGCCCCAAGGCTACGTCGAGTTTAAAGTGCTCTACGATGAGGCGGGGGAGCCCGTCGATTACGAATTTCATGAAGTGAACGAAGCGTTCGAGCGCATCATGAAAGCAAAGCGCGAACAGTTTCTCGGTGGACGGATCACCGACAAGTTGAAAGATTTTGAATACAGCGAACGGGAATGGATCGTCCAAGTCGCGCGTGCTGTCAGTAGTGGCGAAGCCATCAAGTTCGAACATTTCTCACGTCGCAACAAGGCCTGGTATGAACTGTCTGTCTTTAGCGAGCGTCCGGGTCATGTGTCGACGCTGTTCCACGACATCACACCGCACGTCCAAGAGAACAATGCGCTGAAACAACTCGTCAACGTGTCGCACCGCTTCGTGACGACCGGACGAGAATTGTTGATGAACCAACATTTCCTAGACCAGATTCGAGGGTTCACCGGTGCCAAGGCCGTGACGCTCAATTTAGTCGACGATGATGGACAGACGTACTCGACCGTGGCGCTCTCGGGCATTGATGAACTGCTCGAGCGCAGTCTCGATGTGCTAGGCTTCCATCCAGTCGGCCGCAAATGGCCGATGAGCCCGAAACGGTCCAAGTTACTCGAGGCACCGAGCCCAATCGTGTTCGACGACATTTTACCGCTCGTCGACGGGGTGTTGCCGAAACGACTGATCAAAAATATTTTACGGATTTTTGACCTTGGCCAAGTCGTCTTGTTTAAAATCGAGAAGGACGGTGTCTTTTACGGGGATTTGACGATTGTCATGCAAGGAAATAAAGAGGCGAGCCGCCTTGGGCTCGTCGAATTGTATATCGTGCACATCCTCGAACAGATGACGAAAGCGGACCGGCAAATCGGGGATGCGAAAGAGTCGATGTTCGAAGGGTTCGCGACCGTCGACTTGGAGTGCATCATGTCCCTGACCAATCATGAGATTTTCCATTTGAACGTGGCGTGGGAGCGTGTGCTCGGGTTTCCGCTCGAAGAACTCGAGAACATGGACTTCACGAGCCTGATTCATCCCGATGACGTCGGGAAGACGAATGAAGCATTCGCCTTGCTCGAAGAAGGGAAGGACATCTTCCGTTTCGTCAACCGATACCGGACGATCGATGGAGACTATCGATCAATCGAGTGGCATTCAAAAGTCCACGGCAACTATATTTACGCCGTCGCCAAAGACGTGACGGAACGCGTCCAACTCGAGGAAGAACTCGCCGAGCGGGACCGATTGCTCACGAAGCTGTCCGATCAAGTGCCCGGTGCCATCTATCAGTTCGAACGGCGCCCGGACGGCAGCTTCCACTTCCCATTCTTTAGCCGAGGATTCGAGGTGCTGACCGGTATCACGTTCGAGGAGATGAAACAAAACCCGGGTCTCGTGTTCTCAAAAATCCATCCCGAAGATTATCCGAACGTGATGGCAAGCATTGAGACGTCGTACGAGAACTTGACGATTTGGGATGCGGAGTTTCGTGTCCTGACGCCCGAAGGCCGGACGACGTGGATCTTAGGATCGTCGCGTCCAGAGAAGCTTGATGAAGGGCATGTCCTTTGGCACGGCTATATCGGTGACGTGACCGAGAAGAAGAAATATGAGATGGAAATCGAGTATTTGAGTTATCACGACCAGTTGACCGGGGTGAAGAATCGCCGTTACTTCGATGAGGCGCTCATCACGTACGACGAGCCGGACTATTATCCGCTCGCCTTGATCGTCGTCGACGTCAACGGGTTGAAGCTGACGAACGACGCGTTCGGTCATCTCGTCGGGGATCGCTTGTTGATCGAGGCGACGTTGACGCTCAAACGTGAGATTCGAGGAAAGGATACGGTCGCTCGAATCGGTGGGGACGAGTTTGTCATCATCATGCCGAATACGTCACTTGAAGAGGCGAACCGCTTGTCCGATCGCCTGAGCCAACTGTTCCTCGCCAAATCGATCGAAGGGCTGCCGATTTCGGCATCGTTCGGGGAAGCGGTAAAGGAAGATGACGCGCTCTCCATCGCGGAAGTGTTCAATTTGGCCGAGGACCGGATGTATCACCATAAAGTGTCTGAAAAACAAAGTCGGAGGCATTACTCGATTCAGCTCATCATGCGAACGCTTTATGAGAAAATCCCGCGCGAAGAAGCACATTCGCAACGCGTCGCCGAGCTGTCGCGGCAACTCGGACAGGCGATGGGCTTCACGAGTGCCGATGTGAACGAACTCGTCACGGCGGCGACACTGCATGATATCGGCAAGGTCGCGATCAGCAATGAGATTTTAGACAAGCCGGGCACGTTGACCGAGTCCGAATGGCGTGAAATCAAACGTCATCCCGAAGTGAGCTACAACATCTTGAGCACGGTGCCGGAGTATGGGCCACTGTCCGAAATCGTGCTCGCCCACCATGAACGATGGGACGGGAACGGTTATCCGAAAGGGATCAGCGGAGAGCAGATCCCGCTCGCGTCACGCATCATCTCGATTGCGGACACGTTCGACGTCATGATGACGGGACGCCCGTATCGGAAAGCGAAGACGCTCGACGAAGCGCTCGCGGTCATCGCAGAAGAAGCAGGCCGGCAGTTCGACCCGGAACTCGTCGAGGTGTTTTTCAAGAAAGTCGTGCCGACGTTACAGAGGTGA